In Thermocrinis minervae, a single genomic region encodes these proteins:
- the smc gene encoding chromosome segregation protein SMC — MKGFIDLLVVENFKSYGEGKVEIPLGKGFIAVVGPNGAGKSNIGDAISFALGLATARTLRAKNLSHLIFSKDGKRADYAYVEVHFKNYGAFPTHEEDVVISRKVYKDGRSVFRINGVQVRESELAEFLSKAGLYETAYNIVLQGDVVRFLKMTPVERRKLIEEIAGIGEFEEKKQKALENLGQVELKIRELRLLIDEVELQMEKLSEELKRLEAYRELEHKRKVLQAKLYQKELTTLEDRIKELFSQKQAIHDQLEQLKGTIRQLEEKLKEKEELLENTNRELLPYREKVGKLSSDLEHAEEKIKELNRRSLELNQEVVSATERERIFQRTLEELEFQINTLQESITVKEEELRELEEEAQKIKVELSQKEDVLRVSLEEAHRAEEKLGQMNKDLKEKKNRLSYIQLKVKELEMKIQKVMEDIQRLSDEANSIQSQKEELLLSLENYRKMLEEENISLSKKRMELKEAEERLNEMRKAREELLKKMAVLEDTLSRISPESLPFEGIEGVYGRVSDLISVKDPQHIKAIEVAGGGRLSFVVVEDEEVARKCIQRLKELKLGRMSFIPLNKVREQPLPPYPRVRGALDFVVKLVDYDPKFKKVVSFVFGDTLLVEDFEAAKRIGIGTYRMVTLDGELFEKSGVISGGSYEVRGELGREVYIRELEDLKKQEEKLLESLKKEEERVKRLREELVEKEGVLHILQRRIKEIEEKEKKDLDRLKDIENRIIKAQEYITITQEEIKKLQEEEKKLVEEINYLEKKIENISIKRQSILSHYKELGIEELRRQYEAVESKLKLKREELYKLQVELKEKEAQKESVFKEMARVKALFQRVEEEQKEISQKLAYLTSHKERLQEELKKLNEEAYKLYKLRDELEKEIKDLQIELGRLRLQEEEKSTYLNSILVELAKLEERTKELKEKLASLGVEQTLQVGESINSLRQELAAVEKRLERFGNVNFMAEEDYKQALDKHKELTERYNKAKEEKKAITELIQEVESKKLKAFMSAFRAINANLKRVFAYLSPGGRINMELEREDDPFSGGIHVHIKPRGKDVQYMEAMSGGEKTLAALSLIFAIQEYKPSVFYYFDEVDAHLDEANAVRVAQLIKEKSKEQQFIVVTLREAMAEFADKLIGVSARGGISRVFPLQNITQNAR; from the coding sequence ATGAAAGGGTTTATAGACCTTTTGGTGGTTGAAAACTTCAAGTCCTACGGTGAGGGTAAAGTAGAGATCCCGCTAGGGAAAGGCTTCATAGCGGTGGTAGGTCCTAATGGGGCCGGTAAATCAAACATAGGGGATGCTATATCCTTTGCTCTGGGTCTTGCCACGGCAAGAACCCTTAGGGCTAAAAACCTAAGCCACCTTATCTTCTCAAAGGATGGGAAAAGGGCAGATTACGCCTACGTGGAGGTTCACTTCAAAAACTATGGAGCATTTCCTACACATGAAGAGGATGTTGTTATTTCAAGGAAGGTATACAAAGATGGTAGAAGTGTTTTTAGGATAAACGGTGTACAAGTAAGAGAATCGGAACTGGCAGAGTTTCTCTCCAAAGCTGGTCTATACGAAACAGCTTACAACATAGTGCTCCAAGGAGATGTAGTGCGTTTCTTGAAGATGACACCAGTGGAGAGAAGGAAGCTAATAGAAGAGATAGCGGGCATAGGTGAGTTTGAAGAGAAGAAACAGAAAGCGTTAGAAAACCTTGGTCAGGTAGAACTGAAAATAAGAGAGCTAAGACTTCTGATAGATGAAGTAGAGCTTCAGATGGAAAAGCTATCGGAGGAATTAAAGAGGCTTGAGGCTTACAGAGAGTTGGAGCACAAGAGGAAGGTACTGCAAGCTAAGCTCTACCAAAAAGAGCTTACAACGCTAGAAGACAGAATCAAAGAACTTTTCTCACAGAAGCAAGCTATACATGACCAGCTAGAGCAGCTAAAAGGCACCATAAGGCAGCTAGAGGAAAAGCTAAAGGAGAAGGAAGAGCTTTTAGAAAATACTAACAGAGAACTTTTGCCATATAGGGAAAAGGTAGGAAAGTTAAGCTCTGACTTGGAACATGCTGAAGAGAAGATAAAGGAGCTAAACAGAAGATCCTTGGAACTAAACCAGGAGGTAGTTTCTGCTACAGAAAGGGAACGTATCTTTCAAAGGACGCTGGAAGAGCTAGAATTTCAGATTAACACTCTACAGGAAAGCATAACTGTGAAAGAGGAAGAACTTAGGGAGCTTGAAGAGGAAGCCCAAAAAATAAAGGTAGAGCTAAGTCAGAAAGAAGATGTGCTCAGGGTATCCCTTGAAGAAGCTCACAGAGCTGAAGAAAAGCTAGGCCAAATGAACAAAGACCTAAAGGAGAAGAAAAACAGGCTTTCTTACATACAGCTCAAGGTAAAAGAGCTTGAGATGAAAATACAAAAGGTAATGGAAGACATACAGAGACTTTCAGACGAAGCCAATAGTATACAGAGTCAAAAGGAGGAGCTCCTCTTAAGCTTGGAAAACTACCGCAAGATGTTGGAAGAAGAAAACATATCCCTCTCAAAGAAAAGGATGGAATTAAAGGAAGCGGAAGAGAGGCTAAATGAAATGAGAAAGGCGAGGGAGGAGCTTCTCAAAAAGATGGCAGTGCTTGAGGATACTTTAAGTAGAATCTCGCCTGAAAGCCTTCCCTTTGAAGGTATAGAAGGAGTATACGGAAGAGTTTCTGACCTTATAAGTGTAAAGGATCCTCAGCATATAAAGGCTATAGAGGTAGCAGGAGGCGGTAGGCTTTCCTTTGTTGTGGTGGAAGACGAAGAGGTGGCCAGGAAGTGCATCCAAAGGCTAAAAGAGCTAAAGCTTGGGAGGATGAGCTTTATACCTTTGAACAAGGTAAGAGAGCAACCCCTTCCGCCATACCCTAGGGTCAGGGGAGCGTTGGACTTTGTGGTGAAGCTAGTAGACTACGATCCTAAGTTCAAGAAGGTAGTATCTTTCGTGTTTGGAGATACACTGCTCGTGGAGGACTTTGAAGCTGCCAAGAGAATAGGCATAGGAACTTACAGGATGGTAACCTTGGATGGAGAGCTCTTTGAAAAGAGTGGAGTCATAAGTGGTGGCTCTTATGAAGTTAGGGGTGAACTAGGTAGAGAGGTTTACATAAGGGAGCTAGAAGATCTAAAAAAGCAAGAGGAGAAACTTTTAGAAAGTTTAAAGAAAGAAGAAGAACGTGTTAAGAGACTAAGGGAAGAGCTGGTAGAGAAAGAGGGAGTCTTACACATACTTCAAAGGCGCATAAAGGAAATAGAGGAAAAGGAAAAAAAGGATCTAGACAGACTAAAGGATATAGAAAACAGGATAATCAAAGCCCAGGAGTACATAACCATCACCCAAGAGGAGATAAAAAAGCTACAAGAGGAAGAAAAAAAACTCGTGGAGGAGATAAACTACCTAGAAAAGAAGATAGAAAACATCAGCATAAAGAGACAGTCTATACTTAGCCACTACAAGGAGCTGGGCATAGAAGAGTTAAGAAGACAGTATGAAGCGGTTGAAAGCAAACTCAAGCTAAAAAGAGAAGAGCTTTACAAGCTTCAGGTGGAGCTAAAAGAAAAAGAAGCACAGAAAGAAAGCGTTTTTAAGGAGATGGCAAGAGTAAAAGCACTTTTTCAACGTGTGGAAGAAGAACAAAAGGAGATATCCCAAAAGCTTGCATACCTCACCTCACACAAGGAACGCCTGCAAGAGGAGCTCAAAAAACTAAACGAGGAAGCGTACAAGCTTTATAAACTCAGGGATGAGCTTGAAAAGGAGATAAAGGATCTTCAGATAGAGCTTGGAAGGTTAAGGCTCCAAGAAGAGGAGAAGAGTACATATCTCAATTCCATACTTGTAGAGCTGGCAAAGCTAGAAGAAAGAACAAAGGAACTGAAAGAAAAGCTTGCATCTCTTGGTGTAGAACAGACACTTCAGGTAGGCGAATCTATAAACTCTCTGAGGCAAGAGCTTGCGGCTGTAGAGAAGAGGCTTGAAAGGTTTGGAAACGTAAACTTTATGGCTGAAGAAGATTACAAACAAGCTTTAGACAAACACAAGGAACTTACAGAACGCTACAACAAAGCAAAAGAGGAAAAGAAGGCAATAACAGAACTCATACAGGAAGTGGAAAGTAAAAAGCTAAAGGCCTTTATGTCAGCCTTTAGAGCTATAAACGCAAACTTAAAGAGGGTGTTCGCCTACCTTTCTCCGGGTGGAAGGATAAACATGGAGTTGGAAAGGGAAGACGACCCATTCTCAGGTGGTATACACGTACACATAAAACCAAGGGGAAAGGACGTCCAGTACATGGAAGCCATGTCTGGAGGAGAGAAAACACTTGCAGCTCTCTCTCTTATCTTCGCAATACAGGAATACAAACCCTCTGTGTTTTACTACTTTGACGAGGTGGATGCCCACTTGGATGAAGCAAACGCTGTTCGCGTAGCCCAGCTCATAAAGGAAAAATCTAAAGAACAGCAGTTCATAGTAGTTACCCTCAGGGAGGCTATGGCGGAGTTTGCTGACAAGCTTATAGGAGTAAGTGCAAGAGGGGGAATATCAAGGGTATTCCCCCTCCAAAACATCACTCAGAACGCTCGCTAA